Proteins encoded together in one Planctomyces sp. SH-PL14 window:
- a CDS encoding alpha/beta hydrolase: protein MAQESAPRKPASRIEVGIPYRNETDVPEYAKERCLLDLSVPEGVKGFPTVVWFHGGGLTGGERSIPAELTGQGLAIAAAGYRLAPKAKSPEYVEDAAAAVAWTFRNIERYGGSPDRIYVAGHSAGAYLTLLLGLDKKWLATHDIDANRIAGLVPYSSQTITHFTVRKERSIGELQPVIDDMAPLFHVRKDAPPILLITGDRELELRGRYEENAYLWRMMKEVGHTGTVLYELDGFNHGEMARPAHPLLLKFIKAPKTKPAS, encoded by the coding sequence ATGGCGCAGGAGAGCGCCCCGCGGAAGCCGGCTTCGCGCATTGAGGTCGGTATCCCCTACCGGAACGAAACGGACGTTCCCGAGTACGCAAAGGAGCGGTGCCTGCTCGATCTCTCGGTCCCCGAAGGTGTGAAGGGCTTCCCGACAGTGGTCTGGTTCCACGGGGGCGGCCTGACCGGTGGGGAACGGAGCATTCCCGCCGAGCTGACCGGGCAGGGACTGGCGATCGCGGCCGCGGGGTACCGGCTCGCTCCGAAGGCGAAGTCGCCTGAGTACGTCGAGGACGCCGCCGCGGCGGTCGCGTGGACTTTTCGCAACATCGAGCGCTACGGCGGATCGCCGGACCGGATCTACGTCGCGGGACACTCGGCCGGGGCGTACCTGACGCTTTTGCTGGGGCTCGATAAGAAGTGGCTCGCCACGCACGACATCGACGCCAACCGGATCGCCGGTCTCGTCCCCTACAGCAGCCAGACGATCACCCACTTCACGGTCCGCAAGGAGCGGAGCATCGGCGAGCTCCAGCCGGTGATCGACGACATGGCCCCCCTGTTCCATGTGCGGAAGGACGCCCCGCCGATTCTCCTGATCACCGGCGACCGCGAGCTGGAACTCCGCGGACGGTACGAGGAAAACGCCTACCTGTGGCGGATGATGAAGGAAGTCGGCCACACCGGAACCGTCCTCTATGAGCTCGACGGCTTCAATCACGGGGAAATGGCCCGCCCGGCGCATCCGCTTCTTCTCAAGTTCATCAAGGCGCCGAAAACGAAGCCCGCTTCGTAG
- a CDS encoding acyltransferase family protein codes for MSQSPDYRPDIDGLRAVAVLPVVLFHAGFGFPGGFVGVDIFFVISGYLITGLILKDLDAGTFSLTQFWERRVRRIMPPLLVMLAVCSVIAWNILLPNEFQDFCASVAAQAVMLSNMWFCLKTGYFQPTGEATPLLNLWSLAVEEQFYLVLPLALMAAARFCRSWILPGLVVATVLSFAACVFESYTRPNINYYMIYSRAWELLVGSLVLYVPPAAASRTRLRSAVGFAGLLAIGASIALFNSETRFPGIPALLPCLGAAALIWAGKPDRSRQEDGTPPPTALVVRWLSWRLLRAIGLISYSLYLWHWPLLVFTRMAHYREPSALDRLVVVGVSFVLAIASWYVVETPFRRRIVLPGRAGILAFGAASLALMFTLGYQGTWSDGYPQRFSEASLRYGASVHQMPNTGFVSIEQVQKDQLDDLGGGGPTDPIHCLVWGDSHAGSLRSVFQSLAETHQKRCVTATHPATPPLLDFVSQSPYSFMEKCPEFSRGVVDFARRHRVQNVILICYWGAYAQTVDQQYCELPEFSRDMLRTVTALRETGANVWILKQVPVYTLSVPQKLARMCQAGLINAQGVTAFEDHNRGRVAYHELIESMTALGAKVLEPRPFLADAEGNIPGHFGGESLYADTNHLSPAGALLLRPLFEPVFTAPEQLVDSQAVVSPGSPQTAEAPVPVGDGSPTRDANALQAPSGS; via the coding sequence ATGTCGCAATCGCCGGACTATCGCCCCGACATCGACGGATTGAGGGCTGTGGCGGTCCTGCCGGTCGTCCTGTTTCACGCCGGGTTCGGTTTCCCCGGCGGGTTCGTCGGCGTCGACATCTTCTTCGTGATCTCGGGCTACCTCATCACGGGGCTGATCCTCAAGGATCTGGACGCGGGGACGTTCTCGCTGACCCAGTTCTGGGAGCGGCGGGTCCGCCGGATCATGCCGCCGCTGCTCGTCATGCTGGCGGTCTGCTCGGTGATCGCCTGGAACATCCTGCTTCCCAACGAGTTCCAAGACTTCTGCGCATCGGTCGCCGCGCAGGCGGTCATGCTCTCCAACATGTGGTTCTGCCTGAAGACCGGCTACTTCCAGCCGACCGGAGAGGCGACTCCGCTGCTGAATCTCTGGTCGCTGGCGGTCGAAGAGCAGTTCTACCTCGTCCTGCCGCTGGCCCTCATGGCGGCAGCCCGCTTCTGCCGGTCGTGGATCCTGCCGGGCCTGGTCGTCGCGACAGTCCTCTCCTTCGCCGCGTGCGTGTTCGAGTCCTACACGCGTCCGAATATCAACTACTACATGATCTATTCGCGGGCCTGGGAGCTGCTTGTCGGTTCGCTGGTCCTGTATGTCCCTCCGGCGGCCGCGTCGCGGACCCGGCTCCGGAGCGCGGTCGGCTTTGCGGGACTCCTGGCGATTGGGGCGTCGATCGCTCTCTTCAACAGCGAGACGCGCTTTCCCGGCATCCCGGCACTGCTCCCCTGTCTGGGGGCGGCGGCGCTGATCTGGGCCGGCAAGCCGGACCGGTCACGGCAAGAGGACGGAACGCCGCCGCCAACGGCCCTGGTCGTCCGCTGGCTGTCGTGGCGGCTGCTGCGGGCGATCGGACTGATTTCGTACTCGCTCTACCTGTGGCACTGGCCGCTGCTCGTCTTTACCCGGATGGCCCACTACCGGGAGCCGTCCGCGCTCGATCGCCTGGTCGTCGTGGGGGTGAGCTTCGTCCTGGCGATCGCCTCGTGGTATGTCGTCGAGACTCCGTTCCGGCGGCGGATCGTTCTGCCTGGCCGGGCCGGGATTCTGGCCTTCGGAGCGGCGTCCCTGGCGCTGATGTTCACCCTCGGATACCAGGGGACGTGGTCCGACGGTTACCCGCAGCGGTTCTCGGAGGCGTCGCTCCGTTATGGGGCCAGCGTCCACCAGATGCCGAATACCGGCTTCGTCTCGATCGAACAGGTCCAGAAGGATCAGCTCGACGATCTCGGCGGCGGAGGTCCGACGGATCCGATCCACTGTCTCGTCTGGGGGGACAGCCACGCGGGCTCGCTCCGCTCGGTCTTCCAGTCGCTCGCCGAGACTCATCAGAAACGCTGCGTGACGGCGACCCATCCCGCGACTCCGCCGCTCTTGGATTTCGTCAGCCAGTCCCCTTACTCGTTCATGGAGAAGTGCCCGGAGTTCAGCCGGGGGGTTGTCGACTTCGCCCGCCGGCATCGCGTTCAGAACGTGATTCTCATCTGCTACTGGGGAGCCTATGCCCAGACGGTCGACCAGCAGTACTGCGAGTTGCCCGAGTTCTCGCGCGACATGCTCCGGACAGTGACCGCCCTGCGGGAGACCGGGGCGAACGTCTGGATCCTGAAGCAGGTTCCGGTCTACACGTTGTCGGTCCCGCAGAAGCTGGCCCGGATGTGCCAGGCGGGGCTGATCAACGCTCAGGGGGTCACGGCGTTTGAAGATCACAACCGGGGACGGGTCGCCTACCACGAGCTGATCGAGTCGATGACGGCGCTCGGGGCGAAGGTCCTGGAGCCGCGACCGTTCCTGGCCGATGCCGAAGGGAACATCCCGGGGCATTTCGGGGGCGAGTCCCTGTACGCCGATACGAACCATCTCAGTCCCGCCGGCGCCCTGTTGCTTCGTCCGCTGTTCGAGCCGGTCTTCACCGCGCCCGAGCAACTGGTCGACTCGCAGGCGGTCGTCTCGCCGGGGAGTCCGCAGACAGCGGAGGCTCCCGTCCCGGTCGGCGACGGGTCGCCGACGCGCGACGCGAACGCACTCCAGGCGCCGTCCGGCTCCTGA
- a CDS encoding acyltransferase family protein: MTPSPDYRPDIDGLRAVAVLPVLLFHAGFGLPGGFVGVDVFFVISGYLITGLILKDLDAGTFSLTQFWERRVRRIMPPLLVVLATSSVLAWYWLLPQEFQDFCGSVAAQAVMLSNMWFCLKTGYFQPTAEATPLLHLWSLAVEEQFYIVLPLALMVAARFRRSWILPGLVVATVLSFGACVFESYARPNINYYMIYSRAWELLIGSLILYVPAAAASRTGLRNVVGFAGLLAIAAAVLFFDKETRFPGVAALLPCLGAAVVIWAGKPGRSSAEAELAPRPAAVARWLSWPLLRGIGLISYSLYLWHWPLLVFARMAHYREPTAVERGVILAVSVILAIASWYLVETPFRRRIVFPRRRGILAFGAAALVVMFTLGFQGTRSDGYPQRFSEASLRYNEGARDFPLFYPVSIDAVRSDRLFELGGGSPADPVHCLLWGDSHAGSIAPALQALAEAHHKRCVAATYPGTAPLLGFASRSIYSLLDECPKFNQEVLEYVRRHRVPHVVLACFWSSHVEGLAPHLRERPEMPEYFARTVKALQEAGATVWIMKQVPVYTLSVPQKLARLSAAGETDAGAGAAGAAGAQIGVGAFEDFERDLVAYGAAIDSTASLGAKVLEPRRYLSDAQGRSLAHDHGRSLYYDSNHLTATGALYLRPLFEPIFAGVPERAAERSEEPAVPVSGG; the protein is encoded by the coding sequence ATGACCCCATCGCCGGATTATCGTCCCGACATCGACGGGCTTCGCGCCGTCGCGGTCCTGCCGGTTCTCCTGTTCCACGCCGGGTTCGGTCTGCCGGGCGGGTTCGTGGGGGTCGACGTCTTCTTTGTCATCTCCGGCTATCTCATCACGGGGCTGATCCTCAAGGACTTGGACGCGGGGACGTTCTCGCTGACCCAGTTCTGGGAGCGGCGGGTCCGCCGGATCATGCCTCCGCTGCTGGTCGTCCTGGCGACGTCGTCGGTCCTGGCCTGGTACTGGCTGCTGCCGCAGGAGTTTCAGGACTTCTGCGGATCGGTCGCGGCGCAGGCGGTGATGCTGTCCAACATGTGGTTCTGCCTGAAGACCGGCTACTTCCAGCCGACCGCCGAGGCGACGCCGCTGCTCCATCTCTGGTCGCTGGCGGTGGAAGAGCAGTTCTACATCGTGCTCCCCCTGGCGCTGATGGTGGCGGCGCGATTCCGCCGGTCGTGGATCCTGCCGGGGCTGGTGGTCGCGACGGTCCTTTCGTTCGGCGCGTGTGTCTTCGAGTCGTATGCCCGTCCCAACATCAACTACTACATGATCTATTCGCGGGCCTGGGAGCTCCTGATCGGCTCGCTGATCCTGTATGTCCCCGCGGCTGCGGCTTCGCGGACCGGGCTCAGGAACGTCGTCGGATTTGCCGGCCTCCTGGCGATCGCGGCGGCGGTTCTCTTCTTCGACAAGGAGACGCGGTTCCCCGGCGTGGCGGCGCTCCTTCCCTGTCTGGGGGCCGCGGTGGTGATCTGGGCGGGAAAGCCTGGCCGGTCTTCGGCGGAGGCGGAGTTGGCCCCGCGGCCAGCGGCGGTCGCCCGGTGGTTGTCGTGGCCGCTGCTGCGGGGGATCGGGCTGATTTCGTACTCCCTCTATCTGTGGCACTGGCCGCTGCTCGTGTTTGCCCGGATGGCGCATTACCGCGAGCCGACGGCGGTGGAACGGGGGGTGATCCTGGCGGTGAGCGTGATTCTGGCGATCGCCTCGTGGTATCTCGTCGAGACGCCGTTCCGGCGGCGGATCGTGTTTCCGCGTCGTCGGGGGATTCTCGCCTTCGGGGCGGCGGCGCTCGTCGTGATGTTCACGCTTGGTTTCCAGGGGACGCGGTCGGATGGGTATCCGCAGCGGTTCTCGGAGGCGTCGCTCCGCTACAACGAGGGGGCCCGCGACTTTCCCTTGTTCTACCCGGTGTCGATTGACGCGGTCCGGAGCGACCGGCTGTTCGAGCTGGGGGGTGGGAGTCCGGCCGATCCGGTTCATTGTCTGCTCTGGGGAGACAGTCATGCGGGCTCGATCGCGCCGGCGCTTCAGGCGCTGGCCGAGGCGCATCACAAGCGGTGTGTGGCCGCGACGTATCCCGGGACGGCGCCGCTGCTGGGGTTTGCGAGCCGCTCGATCTACTCGCTGCTCGACGAGTGTCCGAAGTTCAACCAGGAGGTCCTGGAGTACGTGCGGCGGCACCGGGTCCCGCACGTGGTGCTGGCCTGTTTCTGGAGCTCGCATGTGGAGGGGCTGGCTCCGCATCTCCGGGAGCGTCCCGAGATGCCGGAGTACTTTGCCCGGACCGTGAAGGCGTTGCAGGAGGCGGGGGCGACGGTCTGGATCATGAAGCAGGTTCCGGTTTACACGCTGTCGGTTCCGCAAAAGCTGGCGCGGCTGTCGGCGGCGGGAGAGACGGACGCGGGGGCAGGAGCGGCCGGGGCGGCGGGGGCTCAGATCGGGGTCGGCGCGTTCGAGGACTTTGAGCGTGACCTGGTGGCGTATGGGGCGGCGATCGATTCGACCGCGTCGCTGGGGGCGAAGGTGCTGGAGCCGCGGCGGTATCTGTCTGACGCGCAGGGGCGGTCGCTGGCGCATGACCATGGGCGGTCGTTGTATTACGACTCGAACCATTTGACGGCGACGGGGGCGCTCTATCTGCGGCCGCTGTTCGAGCCGATTTTCGCGGGTGTTCCCGAGCGGGCGGCAGAGCGTTCTGAGGAGCCCGCGGTGCCGGTGTCGGGAGGGTAG
- a CDS encoding HD domain-containing protein, with the protein MSRDYATESLAHDPIHGYIPFISRTGLPKGEISEQELIDHPWVQRMRQIHQLQTAWWVFPSAEHMRFQHILGVMHLASRVIEQWYDSLKDSCASVPSRAYVESLCRISGLLHDVGHGPFGHFFDDQYLDQYGITHEDIGGAIIEKDLGELIRGIRRNPNGKLLPLEELDPRQVAWLIRRPKADDREGHPDWLRKLRSLFSGIYTVDNMDFVLRDAYMTGFNTKAFDLSRLLHYSFFTEQGLTIHNRGLPTLIHFIETRANLFRTVYFHRTVRALDLALEEIFPATMPHLFRGSPLENLRGYRGLTESSLLVDVQRWQDSTDPALNDLGKRWQAILCREVTWKMAVERTMNFHTANAERMSIFSEPDLVLSRVRKRLPIGDRDIPLKIDVARHYHRPSGRRPAGGQNFLYEPGMSTPQELHDDELFRALPVSFLIFRIYTQDHTHDAELHAALNSVLGDTADAKTNM; encoded by the coding sequence ATGTCCCGCGACTACGCCACGGAGAGCCTCGCCCACGATCCGATCCACGGCTACATCCCCTTCATCTCCCGCACCGGTCTGCCCAAAGGCGAAATCTCCGAACAGGAACTCATCGACCACCCCTGGGTCCAGCGCATGCGCCAGATCCACCAGCTCCAGACCGCCTGGTGGGTCTTCCCCTCCGCGGAACACATGCGGTTCCAGCACATCCTCGGCGTGATGCACCTCGCCTCGCGGGTCATCGAACAGTGGTACGACTCCCTCAAAGACTCCTGCGCCAGCGTCCCCTCCCGCGCCTACGTCGAAAGCCTCTGCCGCATCTCCGGCCTGCTCCATGACGTCGGCCACGGCCCCTTCGGCCACTTCTTCGACGACCAGTACCTCGACCAGTACGGCATCACTCACGAGGACATCGGCGGGGCGATCATCGAGAAGGATCTGGGAGAGCTGATCCGCGGGATCCGCCGCAACCCCAACGGGAAACTCCTGCCGCTCGAAGAACTCGACCCCCGCCAGGTCGCCTGGCTCATCCGCCGCCCCAAAGCGGACGACCGCGAAGGCCACCCCGACTGGTTGCGGAAACTCCGCTCCCTCTTCAGCGGCATCTACACCGTCGACAACATGGACTTCGTCCTCCGCGACGCGTACATGACCGGCTTCAACACCAAGGCCTTCGACCTCTCGCGGCTCCTGCACTACTCCTTCTTCACCGAGCAGGGCCTGACAATCCACAACCGCGGCCTGCCGACGCTGATCCACTTCATCGAGACCCGGGCCAACCTCTTCCGCACCGTCTACTTCCACCGCACGGTCCGGGCCCTCGATCTGGCTCTGGAAGAGATCTTCCCGGCCACCATGCCGCACCTCTTCCGCGGCAGCCCGCTCGAGAACCTCCGCGGCTACCGCGGCCTGACGGAGTCCTCCCTGCTGGTCGACGTCCAGCGTTGGCAGGATTCGACCGACCCGGCGCTGAACGACCTCGGCAAGCGGTGGCAGGCGATCCTCTGCCGCGAGGTGACGTGGAAGATGGCGGTCGAACGGACGATGAACTTCCACACCGCCAACGCCGAGCGGATGTCGATCTTCTCCGAGCCGGACCTCGTCCTGAGCCGGGTCCGCAAGCGGCTCCCGATCGGCGACCGCGACATCCCGCTCAAAATCGACGTCGCCCGCCACTACCACCGCCCCAGCGGCCGCCGCCCCGCCGGCGGACAGAACTTCCTCTACGAACCGGGCATGTCGACCCCGCAGGAGCTCCACGACGACGAGCTGTTCCGGGCCCTGCCGGTCAGCTTCCTGATTTTCCGCATCTACACCCAGGACCACACCCACGACGCGGAACTGCACGCCGCGCTCAACTCGGTGCTGGGCGACACGGCGGACGCGAAGACGAACATGTAG